The following coding sequences are from one Kallotenue papyrolyticum window:
- a CDS encoding iron chaperone encodes MRQSQETSRAGNHPEESFSAEERAAMRERARELKAEARAGKNRAEGERAVLAKIAEMAEADRALATRLHAIITESAPELMPRLWYGMPAYAKDGKIVCFFQSAGKFNTRYATLGFSDSARLDNGAMWPTAFALTALTPAEEERIRALVRQAVS; translated from the coding sequence ATGCGTCAGTCGCAGGAGACATCACGCGCCGGCAACCACCCTGAGGAGAGCTTCAGCGCCGAGGAACGCGCCGCGATGCGCGAACGCGCCCGCGAGCTCAAGGCCGAAGCGCGCGCCGGCAAGAATCGCGCCGAAGGCGAGCGCGCCGTGCTCGCCAAAATCGCCGAGATGGCCGAGGCAGATCGCGCGTTGGCGACGCGGCTGCACGCCATCATTACCGAAAGCGCGCCTGAACTGATGCCGCGGTTGTGGTACGGCATGCCGGCCTACGCCAAAGATGGCAAGATCGTGTGCTTCTTTCAGAGCGCGGGAAAGTTCAACACGCGCTACGCCACGCTTGGCTTCAGCGATAGCGCCAGATTGGACAACGGCGCGATGTGGCCGACGGCCTTCGCCCTGACGGCGCTCACGCCCGCCGAAGAGGAGCGCATCCGCGCGCTGGTGCGGCAGGCCGTGAGCTGA
- a CDS encoding site-specific tyrosine recombinase codes for MRDLLDQFLAYLADERKLSANTTSAYRTDLEQFSAFLHAHGRGSWHDLTRDDVVAFLLFLKERRYATSTLARRTAAVKSFCEYLQQIGVLAHDPTADLESPRVDRTPPLAISVVQVDELLELPLRTSGPEALRDKAMLEVLYATGMRVSELVALNLDDVNLEAEYIRCNGRNRQRQLPLSPSAVTALEEYLDIARPQLARNNRHVDPALFLNHRGKRLTRQGFWLILKRYADQLGIHELTPHTLRHSFAAHMLANGADLRSVQQLLGHASISTTQIYQQVNQVGSAGAHRNRLAEVRD; via the coding sequence ATGCGCGATCTGCTCGATCAGTTCCTGGCATACCTTGCGGATGAACGCAAGTTATCAGCCAACACCACCTCTGCCTACCGCACCGATCTGGAGCAATTCAGCGCGTTTCTGCACGCGCACGGCCGCGGCTCCTGGCACGACCTGACCCGCGACGACGTTGTCGCCTTTTTGCTGTTTTTGAAAGAGCGCCGTTATGCGACCTCGACGCTGGCACGCCGCACCGCGGCGGTCAAATCGTTCTGCGAATACCTGCAGCAGATCGGCGTCCTCGCGCATGATCCGACCGCCGACCTCGAGTCGCCGCGCGTGGATCGCACGCCACCGCTGGCGATCTCGGTAGTACAGGTCGATGAGCTGCTGGAGCTGCCGCTGCGTACGTCGGGGCCGGAGGCGCTGCGCGACAAGGCCATGCTCGAAGTGCTCTACGCCACCGGCATGCGCGTCTCGGAGCTGGTCGCCCTCAACCTCGATGATGTCAATCTGGAGGCCGAATACATACGCTGCAACGGGCGCAACCGCCAGCGTCAGTTGCCGCTCAGCCCTTCGGCGGTGACGGCCCTGGAGGAATACCTCGACATTGCGCGGCCCCAATTGGCACGCAACAACCGCCACGTCGATCCGGCGCTGTTCCTCAACCATCGCGGCAAGCGCCTCACGCGGCAGGGCTTCTGGCTGATCCTCAAGCGCTATGCCGATCAGCTCGGCATCCATGAGCTGACGCCCCACACCCTACGCCACTCCTTTGCCGCACATATGCTGGCCAACGGCGCCGATCTGCGCTCGGTGCAGCAGTTGCTGGGCCACGCCTCGATCTCCACCACCCAGATCTATCAGCAAGTCAACCAGGTCGGTTCCGCCGGCGCCCACCGCAATCGGCTGGCCGAAGTGCGAGACTAG
- a CDS encoding DUF6220 domain-containing protein yields the protein MTLAGNVSGPDHGTQSAWRRWCAWAYLGLLCLLALAIMLQVFFAGAAVLVDGRYWIVHRNLGHGLQYAILALMLIGLGAGLAWRIQGLGCLLWPLLMLQYVFLHLPLRFEMPILRALHAVNALLFFGIVLILIGQLWRVLRAPRGSTAQRGWR from the coding sequence ATGACGCTGGCCGGGAACGTTTCTGGTCCTGATCATGGTACGCAATCCGCCTGGCGACGCTGGTGTGCCTGGGCCTACCTGGGGCTGCTCTGTCTGCTGGCGCTGGCGATTATGTTGCAGGTCTTCTTCGCCGGGGCGGCGGTCCTGGTGGATGGGCGCTACTGGATCGTCCATCGCAACCTGGGCCATGGGTTGCAGTACGCGATTCTCGCGCTGATGCTGATTGGTCTGGGAGCGGGCCTGGCGTGGCGCATCCAAGGGCTGGGATGTCTATTGTGGCCGTTGCTGATGCTGCAGTATGTGTTTTTGCACCTGCCGCTGCGTTTCGAGATGCCGATCCTGCGCGCACTGCATGCCGTGAATGCGCTGCTGTTTTTTGGCATCGTGCTGATCTTGATCGGGCAGCTATGGCGTGTGCTGCGCGCGCCGCGTGGATCGACTGCTCAGCGCGGGTGGAGATGA
- a CDS encoding glycine zipper family protein, translating to MSDEKKARLEAIRAANAAKRAAAGAPPAPPSVPSTPPSAPAPAAPSTATTRPAAIGTQMSEEKRAKLEAIRAANAAKRAAVGAAPAVAVATAPAAPAATPAPRPAVSAPAATPAPRPAARPAVVARPTTPVEDDRVPLRVLLRRMLIGAALGAIICMALAVMTGHFLQGALWGALIGAVLGLLVLSWPPQRTTGE from the coding sequence ATGTCCGACGAAAAAAAGGCCCGCTTAGAGGCGATCCGCGCGGCCAACGCGGCCAAACGCGCCGCGGCCGGCGCGCCACCCGCGCCGCCATCCGTCCCGTCCACCCCGCCATCCGCACCCGCTCCGGCCGCCCCGTCCACAGCCACCACCAGGCCGGCGGCCATCGGCACGCAGATGTCGGAGGAGAAGCGCGCCAAACTGGAGGCGATCCGCGCGGCCAATGCGGCCAAACGCGCCGCGGTCGGCGCCGCGCCGGCGGTAGCGGTCGCGACCGCGCCTGCTGCGCCGGCGGCAACGCCCGCGCCTAGGCCGGCGGTCAGCGCGCCGGCGGCAACGCCCGCGCCCAGGCCGGCCGCCCGTCCGGCGGTCGTGGCGCGTCCCACCACGCCAGTTGAGGATGATCGCGTGCCGTTGCGCGTCCTGCTGCGCCGCATGCTGATCGGTGCGGCGCTGGGCGCGATCATCTGCATGGCGCTGGCGGTGATGACCGGCCACTTTCTGCAGGGCGCGCTCTGGGGCGCGCTGATCGGCGCGGTACTGGGTCTGCTGGTGCTGAGTTGGCCGCCGCAGCGCACCACCGGCGAGTAG
- a CDS encoding ATP-binding protein, whose protein sequence is MRPMSTQRLGSVVAGSLTEGLTVRLEAACSVEDLRVGQFVVIQGERHRFFSMISDVRLEAANRDILADPPADDDDFVRRVLGGTTIYGTLNVTPMLMLATDVTQGLQPVRTVPRHFAPVERAAEEHVALVFGAESQRGRFQLGMPLDMDVPVCLDLQRFIERSNGVFGRSGTGKSFLTRLLLCGVIKADVASVLVFDMHSEYGWDSRAEDGAFVKGLRQLFGPQVLVYSLDPASSRRRGVAIDSDVVIGLNQIEVEDVILLQDELNLTATAAETAYLLVDHFRDEWLRRLLAMSSAELEEFALRSGAHGGALAALKRKLERLTRLPFVKDEAAVKSIDGLIAALAGGKHVVLEFGQHNSALAYMLVANIITRRIHQRWVDQTERYLHSKNEADRPRPLMITVEEAHKFLNPQAARQTIFGTIARELRKYSVTLLIVDQRPSAIDHEVMSQLGSRITALLSDERDIDAVFTGVGGAAKLRAVLAALDTRQQALILGHAVPMPVVIRTRPYDEAFYAAVAPQAQAKKEYAQVLEEADELF, encoded by the coding sequence ATGAGGCCTATGAGCACGCAACGCCTGGGCAGTGTGGTGGCCGGTTCGCTGACGGAAGGGTTGACGGTGCGGCTGGAGGCCGCCTGCTCGGTGGAGGATCTGCGCGTCGGGCAGTTCGTGGTGATCCAGGGCGAACGCCACCGCTTCTTCTCGATGATCAGCGATGTGCGGTTGGAGGCGGCCAACCGCGACATCTTGGCCGATCCGCCCGCCGACGACGATGACTTCGTGCGGCGTGTGCTGGGTGGCACGACGATCTACGGCACGCTCAACGTCACCCCGATGCTGATGCTGGCGACGGATGTGACGCAGGGCCTGCAACCGGTGCGCACCGTGCCGCGCCATTTCGCGCCGGTGGAGCGTGCCGCAGAGGAGCATGTGGCGCTGGTCTTCGGCGCGGAGAGCCAGCGCGGCCGCTTTCAATTGGGTATGCCGCTGGACATGGACGTGCCGGTGTGCCTCGATCTGCAGCGCTTCATCGAACGCTCCAACGGCGTCTTCGGGCGCTCCGGCACCGGCAAATCGTTTCTGACGCGCCTGCTGCTCTGCGGCGTGATCAAGGCGGACGTCGCCAGCGTGCTGGTCTTCGACATGCACTCCGAGTACGGCTGGGATTCGCGCGCCGAAGACGGCGCATTTGTCAAAGGGTTGCGCCAGCTCTTCGGCCCGCAGGTGCTGGTCTATTCGCTCGATCCGGCCTCGTCGCGGCGGCGCGGCGTGGCGATCGACAGCGACGTGGTGATCGGCCTCAATCAGATCGAGGTCGAGGATGTGATCCTGCTGCAGGACGAGCTGAACCTGACGGCGACCGCTGCCGAGACGGCCTATCTGCTGGTCGATCACTTCCGCGATGAATGGTTGCGGCGCTTGCTGGCGATGAGCAGCGCCGAGCTGGAGGAGTTTGCGCTGCGCAGCGGCGCGCACGGCGGGGCGCTGGCGGCGCTGAAGCGCAAGCTGGAACGCCTCACGCGCCTGCCCTTTGTCAAGGACGAGGCGGCGGTCAAATCCATCGACGGCCTGATCGCGGCGCTGGCCGGCGGCAAGCATGTGGTGCTGGAGTTCGGCCAGCACAACTCGGCGCTGGCCTACATGCTGGTCGCCAACATCATCACGCGGCGCATCCACCAGCGTTGGGTCGATCAGACCGAGCGCTACCTCCACTCCAAGAACGAGGCCGACCGGCCCCGGCCGTTGATGATCACCGTCGAAGAAGCGCACAAGTTTCTCAATCCCCAGGCGGCGCGCCAGACGATCTTCGGCACGATCGCCCGCGAGCTGCGCAAGTACAGCGTCACGCTGCTGATCGTCGATCAGCGGCCCAGCGCCATCGACCACGAGGTTATGTCGCAGCTTGGCTCGCGCATCACCGCGCTGCTCAGCGACGAGCGCGATATCGATGCCGTCTTCACCGGCGTCGGTGGCGCGGCCAAACTGCGCGCGGTGCTGGCCGCGCTGGATACGCGGCAGCAGGCGCTGATCCTGGGGCATGCCGTGCCCATGCCGGTGGTGATCCGCACGCGTCCGTATGATGAGGCCTTCTATGCCGCCGTCGCGCCGCAGGCGCAGGCCAAGAAGGAGTACGCGCAGGTGCTGGAGGAAGCTGACGAGCTGTTCTGA
- a CDS encoding acyl-CoA mutase large subunit family protein: protein MFDQNGHRKEFEAAYQRWERDVLEPALRRAPEQERNAGFTTISGQPIKRLYTPLDLADTDPINDIGFPGQFPFTRGIHPTGYRGKLWTMRMFAGFGTAEETNARFRYLLSQGQTGLSVAFDMPTLYGRDTDHPLVEGEFGKCGVAVSSLADMEILFDGIPLDQVTTSMTINSPAIVIWAMYIAAAEKRGIPMERLGGTIQNDILKEYAAQNEYIFPIEPSMRLVVDTIEFAARHMPKWNPISVSGYHIREAGATAVQELAFTLADGLAYVKACLKRGLDIDSFAPRISFFFNAHNDFFEEIAKYRAARRIWARQMRDVFGAKNPRSWWLRFHTQTAGVSLTAQQPEINIVRVAIQALAAVLGGTQSLHTDAMDEALALPSEKAATIALRTQQIIAEESGVINTVDPLGGSYFVEALTNEMERQCLEYFRRIEEQGGMEAALEKGWIQREIAEAAYRFQREVDDGQRGIVGVNKYVEEAPIEIPILEMDPEGERRHLERLNRVRRERDNERVRETLAALRAAAQGDQNLMYPVLDCVRAYATLGEICDVLREVFGVYREATVI, encoded by the coding sequence ATGTTCGATCAGAATGGCCACCGTAAGGAATTTGAGGCCGCCTACCAGCGCTGGGAACGCGATGTGCTGGAGCCGGCGCTCCGACGCGCGCCCGAGCAGGAACGCAACGCCGGATTTACCACCATCTCCGGTCAGCCGATCAAACGCCTCTACACGCCGCTCGACCTCGCCGATACCGACCCGATCAACGACATCGGTTTTCCGGGGCAGTTTCCCTTTACGCGCGGCATTCATCCTACCGGCTATCGCGGCAAGCTGTGGACCATGCGCATGTTTGCCGGCTTCGGCACCGCCGAGGAGACCAACGCGCGCTTTCGCTACCTGTTGAGCCAGGGGCAGACTGGGCTGTCGGTGGCCTTCGACATGCCCACGCTCTATGGCCGTGATACCGACCATCCGCTGGTCGAAGGCGAGTTCGGCAAGTGCGGTGTGGCGGTGTCGTCGCTGGCCGACATGGAGATCCTTTTCGACGGCATTCCGCTCGATCAGGTCACCACCTCGATGACGATCAACTCGCCGGCGATCGTGATCTGGGCCATGTACATCGCCGCCGCCGAGAAGCGTGGCATTCCTATGGAGCGGCTGGGCGGTACGATCCAGAACGACATTCTCAAGGAATACGCCGCGCAGAACGAGTATATCTTCCCGATCGAGCCCTCCATGCGGCTGGTGGTCGATACGATCGAGTTCGCCGCCAGGCACATGCCCAAGTGGAATCCGATCTCGGTATCCGGTTATCACATCCGCGAGGCGGGTGCGACCGCGGTGCAGGAGCTGGCCTTTACGCTGGCCGATGGCCTGGCCTACGTCAAGGCCTGTCTCAAGCGTGGCCTGGACATCGACTCCTTCGCGCCGCGCATTTCGTTCTTTTTCAACGCGCACAACGATTTCTTCGAGGAGATCGCCAAGTACCGCGCCGCGCGCCGCATCTGGGCGCGCCAGATGCGCGATGTCTTCGGCGCCAAGAATCCGCGTTCGTGGTGGTTGCGCTTCCATACGCAGACCGCCGGCGTGAGTCTGACGGCGCAACAGCCGGAGATCAACATTGTGCGTGTGGCGATCCAGGCGCTGGCGGCGGTGCTGGGCGGCACGCAATCGCTGCACACCGACGCCATGGATGAGGCGCTGGCCCTGCCGAGCGAAAAGGCTGCCACCATCGCGCTGCGCACGCAGCAGATCATCGCCGAGGAGAGCGGCGTGATCAACACCGTCGATCCGCTGGGCGGCTCCTACTTCGTCGAGGCGCTGACCAATGAGATGGAGCGCCAGTGCCTGGAGTACTTCCGCCGCATCGAGGAGCAGGGCGGCATGGAAGCGGCGCTGGAAAAGGGCTGGATCCAGCGCGAGATCGCCGAAGCCGCCTACCGCTTCCAGCGCGAGGTGGACGACGGCCAACGCGGTATCGTGGGCGTCAACAAGTATGTCGAGGAGGCGCCGATCGAGATTCCCATCCTCGAAATGGATCCGGAGGGCGAGCGCCGCCACCTGGAGCGGCTCAACCGCGTGCGCCGCGAGCGCGACAACGAGCGCGTGCGCGAGACGCTGGCGGCGCTGCGCGCGGCAGCCCAGGGCGATCAGAACCTGATGTATCCGGTGCTCGACTGCGTGCGCGCCTACGCCACGCTGGGCGAGATCTGCGACGTGCTGCGCGAGGTCTTCGGCGTGTACCGCGAAGCCACCGTGATCTGA
- a CDS encoding acyl-CoA dehydrogenase: MHFELSEEHQFIQQTVREFAQKEIAPRSAQIDRTGEFPHDLFEKMAGMGLLGLPFPEAYGGAGADTLSVALATEEIARGDGSTALAYAAHVGLGSMPILLFGTEEQKQRFLVPAARGEYLAAFGLTEPHAGSDAGAIRTTAVLDGDEWVINGEKMWITNAPIAGHIIVAAVTERDKGRKGISNLIVPRGVPGLSFGKHEHKMGLHGSMSTAVFLNDVRVPKENLLGARGRGYAQFLQILDGGRITIGAMAIGLAQAAYEVAVNYAQERESFGKPIGAYQSVANMIADMAVGLEAARLLVYKAAWLKDQGRPFTKEAAIAKLYATEVSEKICRDAIQVLGGYGYSAEFPVERYYRDTRLLTIGEGTSEIQRMVIARQVLGHWAAQC, translated from the coding sequence ATGCATTTCGAGCTGAGCGAGGAACACCAGTTTATCCAGCAGACGGTGCGCGAGTTCGCGCAGAAAGAGATCGCGCCGCGCTCGGCGCAGATCGACCGCACCGGCGAGTTTCCCCACGATCTCTTCGAGAAGATGGCCGGCATGGGCCTGCTGGGCCTGCCCTTCCCCGAAGCGTATGGCGGCGCGGGCGCCGATACGCTGAGCGTGGCGCTGGCGACCGAGGAGATCGCGCGCGGCGATGGTTCGACCGCGCTGGCCTACGCCGCGCACGTCGGCCTGGGCTCGATGCCGATCCTGCTGTTCGGCACCGAAGAGCAGAAGCAGCGCTTTCTGGTGCCGGCGGCCAGGGGCGAGTATCTGGCGGCCTTTGGCCTGACCGAGCCGCATGCCGGTTCGGACGCCGGTGCGATCCGCACCACCGCCGTGCTGGACGGCGATGAATGGGTGATCAACGGCGAGAAGATGTGGATCACCAACGCGCCGATCGCCGGCCATATCATCGTGGCGGCGGTCACCGAGCGCGACAAGGGGCGCAAGGGCATCTCCAACCTCATCGTGCCGCGGGGCGTCCCCGGCCTGAGCTTTGGCAAGCACGAGCACAAGATGGGCCTGCACGGCTCGATGAGCACCGCCGTGTTCCTCAACGACGTGCGTGTGCCCAAGGAGAACCTGCTGGGCGCGCGCGGACGCGGCTACGCCCAGTTTTTGCAGATCCTGGATGGCGGGCGTATCACCATCGGTGCGATGGCGATCGGCCTGGCGCAGGCGGCCTATGAGGTGGCCGTCAACTACGCTCAGGAGCGCGAATCGTTCGGCAAGCCGATCGGCGCGTACCAGTCGGTCGCCAACATGATCGCCGACATGGCCGTTGGCCTGGAAGCAGCGCGGTTGCTGGTGTACAAGGCCGCCTGGCTCAAGGATCAGGGGCGGCCCTTTACCAAGGAGGCAGCCATCGCCAAGCTATACGCCACCGAAGTCTCCGAAAAGATCTGTCGCGATGCGATCCAGGTGCTGGGTGGCTACGGCTACTCCGCCGAGTTCCCGGTCGAGCGCTACTACCGCGACACGCGCCTGTTGACCATCGGCGAGGGCACCAGCGAGATTCAGCGCATGGTCATCGCCCGGCAGGTGCTGGGCCACTGGGCGGCGCAGTGCTAG
- the selD gene encoding selenide, water dikinase SelD: protein MHTREQIRLTELASCAGUAAKLGPGALTEVLQHLQLATHPDLLIGLDVSDDAAVYRLNDRQAIVQTVDFFPPIVDDPYTYGAIAAANALSDVYAMGGRPLLALVVAGFPEDLPHAVIRAILQGGADKVAEAGAVIGGGHTVVDREPKYGLCVTGLVDPARALAKATARPGDVLLLTKPLGTGIITTALKRGVGQEAHLQAAVESMLRLNKTAAEIAQAVTTHSATDITGFGLLGHAAEMARKSGVGLRIEVERLPLLPGALDYAQQGIAPGGLQRNRAFVEADGYVRYRGTLDDAHRLLLFDPQTSGGLLLALPPAAAAEYEARCAAANQPCWRIGAVMEGAGIEVV from the coding sequence ATGCACACCCGCGAACAGATTCGCCTGACAGAACTGGCATCCTGCGCTGGTTGAGCAGCCAAGTTGGGGCCGGGCGCCCTCACAGAGGTGCTGCAACACCTTCAGCTCGCGACGCATCCCGACCTGCTGATCGGGCTGGATGTCAGCGATGATGCGGCGGTCTATCGCCTGAACGACCGGCAGGCGATCGTGCAGACGGTCGATTTCTTTCCGCCGATCGTTGACGATCCCTACACCTACGGCGCGATCGCCGCGGCCAACGCGCTCAGCGATGTGTATGCCATGGGCGGCCGGCCACTGCTGGCGCTGGTGGTTGCCGGTTTTCCCGAGGATCTGCCGCACGCGGTGATCCGCGCCATCCTGCAGGGCGGCGCCGACAAAGTGGCTGAAGCGGGCGCGGTGATCGGCGGCGGCCATACCGTGGTGGACCGCGAGCCCAAGTACGGCCTGTGCGTCACCGGGCTGGTCGATCCCGCGCGCGCGCTGGCCAAGGCAACGGCACGGCCCGGCGACGTGTTGCTGCTGACCAAGCCACTCGGCACGGGGATCATCACCACGGCGCTCAAGCGCGGCGTGGGGCAGGAGGCCCACCTGCAGGCGGCGGTGGAGAGCATGCTGCGCCTCAACAAAACCGCCGCCGAGATCGCGCAGGCCGTCACCACCCACAGCGCCACCGACATCACCGGCTTCGGGCTGCTAGGCCACGCCGCCGAGATGGCGCGCAAGAGCGGCGTTGGCCTGCGCATCGAGGTCGAGCGGCTGCCGCTGCTGCCGGGCGCGCTCGACTACGCGCAGCAGGGCATTGCGCCGGGCGGGTTGCAGCGCAACCGCGCGTTCGTGGAAGCGGACGGTTACGTGCGCTACCGCGGCACGCTCGACGATGCTCACCGGCTGCTGCTCTTCGATCCACAGACCTCGGGTGGGCTGCTGCTGGCCCTGCCGCCCGCCGCCGCCGCCGAGTACGAGGCGCGCTGCGCCGCTGCCAATCAGCCATGCTGGCGTATCGGCGCGGTGATGGAGGGCGCGGGGATCGAGGTGGTGTAG
- a CDS encoding VOC family protein: protein MRLTHIRLLVSDVATCFRFYRDVLGLQPAFGSEQDVYVEFEAGSCLLALFQADAMAAATGLPAEPPRGDRTVLCLMVEDVDRSVAELQARGAQLVAAPTDRPEWGLRTAHLRDPEGNLIEIAHSIPMHA from the coding sequence ATGCGTCTCACCCACATCCGCCTACTGGTCTCCGACGTCGCCACCTGTTTCCGCTTCTACCGCGATGTCCTTGGCCTGCAGCCCGCGTTCGGCAGCGAACAGGATGTGTACGTTGAGTTTGAAGCTGGCAGCTGTCTGCTGGCGCTCTTCCAGGCCGATGCCATGGCCGCGGCGACCGGTCTGCCGGCCGAGCCGCCCCGCGGCGATCGCACGGTGCTGTGTCTGATGGTAGAGGATGTCGATCGGAGCGTCGCGGAGCTGCAGGCACGCGGCGCCCAGCTTGTCGCCGCGCCGACCGATCGACCAGAGTGGGGCCTGCGCACGGCGCACCTGCGCGATCCTGAAGGCAACCTGATCGAAATCGCGCACTCCATCCCCATGCACGCCTGA
- a CDS encoding glycine--tRNA ligase, producing MPAQTMDQLVSLCKRRGFIFPGSAIYGGLQGTYDYGPLGVELKNNLKMAWWRANVWERDDMEGLDAAILMNRLVWKYSGHEETFVDPMVDCRACQMRWRADQIGAHCPNCGSTDLTEPRPFNLMFKTQVGPVPDPESFAYLRPETAQGIFVNFKNVLDATSRKLPFGIAQIGKAFRNEITPRNFIFRVREFEQMEIEYFVKPGEDEAWHRRWVADRVAWWLAQGLSRDNLQEYWQTPEELAHYAKATVDLLYRFPHGLEELEGIANRTDFDLGSHSKDQDKLNLSARVQPNLHSTERLTYFDPETRQHIVPFVIEPSAGVDRGVLAVLTEAYAEEQVKPVPGERLTPVRDALHSFLRSVERNERLNPAHKDALLAQGERIAGDLEANLPGVAALLSLPGADGIELGRKLRGQAEPVIDEYYRTVLHLKPHLAPIKAAVLPLKKNNERIVSTARDIRRRLQRSGQMRVVYDDTAAIGKLYRRQDEIGTPFCITVDFDTLGEGKDPALKDTVTVRDRDSMAQERVPIAELEHYLLERIR from the coding sequence ATGCCAGCGCAGACTATGGATCAACTCGTTTCGTTATGTAAACGGCGTGGCTTTATCTTTCCCGGCTCGGCGATCTACGGCGGGCTCCAGGGCACCTACGACTACGGCCCACTGGGCGTGGAGCTGAAGAACAACCTCAAAATGGCCTGGTGGCGCGCCAACGTCTGGGAGCGCGACGACATGGAAGGGCTCGACGCGGCCATTCTGATGAACCGGCTGGTCTGGAAATACTCGGGCCACGAGGAGACCTTTGTCGACCCGATGGTGGACTGCCGCGCCTGCCAGATGCGCTGGCGCGCCGATCAGATCGGCGCGCACTGTCCCAACTGCGGCTCGACTGACCTGACCGAGCCGCGACCCTTCAACCTGATGTTCAAGACGCAGGTCGGCCCGGTACCGGATCCGGAGTCGTTCGCCTATCTACGGCCCGAAACGGCGCAGGGCATCTTCGTCAACTTCAAAAACGTGCTCGACGCCACCAGCCGCAAGCTGCCCTTCGGCATCGCGCAGATCGGCAAGGCCTTCCGCAACGAGATCACGCCGCGCAACTTCATCTTCCGCGTGCGCGAGTTCGAGCAGATGGAGATCGAATACTTCGTCAAACCAGGCGAGGACGAGGCCTGGCACCGGCGCTGGGTTGCGGATCGCGTCGCCTGGTGGCTGGCGCAGGGCTTGAGCCGCGACAACCTGCAGGAGTACTGGCAAACGCCTGAGGAGCTGGCGCACTACGCCAAGGCCACCGTCGATCTGCTCTACCGCTTCCCCCACGGTCTGGAAGAGCTGGAGGGGATTGCCAACCGCACCGACTTCGACCTGGGCTCGCACAGCAAGGATCAGGACAAGCTCAACCTGAGCGCGCGCGTCCAGCCCAACCTGCACAGCACCGAGCGCCTGACCTACTTCGATCCCGAAACCCGGCAACACATCGTGCCCTTTGTGATCGAGCCGTCGGCGGGCGTGGATCGCGGCGTACTGGCCGTCCTCACCGAAGCCTACGCCGAGGAGCAGGTCAAACCCGTGCCGGGGGAGCGCCTGACGCCGGTGCGCGATGCGCTGCACAGCTTCTTGCGCTCGGTCGAGCGCAACGAACGGCTGAACCCGGCGCACAAAGACGCGCTGCTGGCCCAGGGCGAGCGCATCGCCGGCGATCTGGAAGCCAACCTGCCGGGCGTCGCGGCGCTGCTCAGCCTGCCGGGCGCGGACGGCATCGAGCTGGGACGCAAACTGCGCGGCCAGGCCGAGCCGGTGATCGACGAGTACTACCGCACCGTGCTGCACCTCAAACCGCATCTGGCGCCGATCAAGGCGGCGGTGCTGCCGCTCAAAAAGAACAACGAGCGCATCGTCAGCACGGCGCGCGACATTCGCCGGCGGCTGCAGCGCAGCGGCCAGATGCGCGTGGTCTATGACGACACCGCTGCGATCGGCAAGCTCTACCGCCGCCAGGACGAGATCGGCACGCCCTTCTGCATCACGGTCGACTTCGATACCCTGGGCGAGGGCAAGGACCCGGCGCTCAAAGATACCGTCACCGTACGCGATCGCGACAGCATGGCCCAGGAGCGCGTGCCGATCGCCGAGCTGGAGCACTACCTGCTGGAGCGCATCCGTTGA